In Chroicocephalus ridibundus chromosome 4, bChrRid1.1, whole genome shotgun sequence, one genomic interval encodes:
- the CTRL gene encoding chymotrypsin-like protease CTRL-1 isoform X1 encodes MGRHGCPLPIQVRSDARLAPGAATQQGQGLGARWASPNGTAPKAGTRGTEPSPWGSIAPCPGKLLALLPPRVLAAMRPPDSCTSCSPYSHVVVLGEYDLTSNSESVQVKTVSRAITNPNWNPNTLNNDITLLKLSSPARLGARVSPVCLAPANLAVPTNLQCVTTGWGRISTSSQAMAPRLQQVVVPIISPSQCKQYWGNRITSSMLCAGGVGASSCQGDSGGPLVYQNGNVWTLIGIVSWGNSNCNIRTPAIYTRVSQFRNWIEYVVSQG; translated from the exons ATGGGTCGTCACGGCTGCCCACTGCCAATTCAAGTGAGGAGCGATGCCCGGCTGGCCCCCGGCGCTGCcacccagcagggacaggggctcGGGGCACGCTGGGCATCACCAAACGGGACAGCCCCAAAAGCTGGCACCCGAGGGACTGAGCCCTCTCCTTGGGGCAGCATTGCCCCATGCCCGGGCAAGCTCCTGGCGCTGCTGCCACCCCGGGTGCTGGCTGCCATGCGTCCCCCTGACTCCTGTACCTCTTGCAGCCCCTACTCCCACGTCGTCGTCCTGGGGGAATATGACCTCACCTCCAACTCGGAGTCCGTCCAAGTGAAGACCGTGTCCAGG gcCATCACGAACCCCAACTGGAACCCCAACACCCTCAACAACGACATCACCCTGCTGAAGCTCTCCTCGCCCGCCCGGCTGGGAGCCCGCGTCTCCCCCGTCTGCCTGGCACCCGCCAACCTGGCTGTGCCCACCAACCTCCAGTGCGTCACCACCGGCTGGGGACGCATCAGCACCAGCT CCCAAGCCATGGCCCCACGCCTGCAGCAGGTCGTTGTGCCCATAATCTCCCCGAGCCAGTGCAAGCAGTACTGGGGCAACCGGATCACCAGCTCCATGCTCTGTGCCGGCGGCGTTGGCGCCTCCTCCTGCCAG GGTGACTCTGGCGGACCTCTGGTATACCAGAACGGAAACGTCTGGACCTTGATCGGCATCGTCTCCTGGGGAAACAGCAACTGCAACATCCGCACGCCTGCCATCTACACCCGCGTAAGCCAGTTCCGAAACTGGATCGAATACGTTGTTTCTCAGGGTTAG
- the EXOC3L1 gene encoding exocyst complex component 3-like protein isoform X2, producing the protein MGMSAEEERARSPRDEEWPEAEKAEKLARGAALKWASGVFYRPEKLEGLGQYRSRETQRNSSIQSRLKSTVQSYLEGVSAGLEQLRSAAQEVQSACQDLGAARWALIDSADRFQGLQQMRALMAEHVQLASVVQVLPQLFSVQEMFSHTLQLLHGQHLLEAHAELMMMEHLRDDILSQLHLRGLSSAQTTVLSYFGGLQELNESLAKQLWDIVGNSLRLVREDPVLFVTAVRIIEREEKIDDTLLLEATFLPPGRPKGWKQKFYQVLRETITGAHFHAPGMDAEGPGLARHLATLQKDIVSELRVVKDLMVQCVPAHYNILSICTATYHQALTSHLQDILREDLDKQALFLLLEWALRVYHSSEMMGHPDLLPEVDVSALGPLMSPELVDQTERKYVVKVKASVLEWMQRTLEVEFKEWFREEEPETDHQGFFQSALPVIVMQMLNENIRVASLITDSLQQKVYNMALEELEAFLGRLREALVQCGKEHQKDRTIPKYYVAYLLAMLNNNLALSSSVSSLHPDTARREVPASLRAALDRTQKKACQLLLEELLLDLQLPSRKWLSGSQLVGSMCEVIDKYAKDFSRVRKPIFTLLLTESELLVASQYLRALMQKKMVCKNEEERGQLCDRLLQDATQLRDLFCGLGLDQSQQSLEAVFALRELICLKDPALLSLEVLGFITKYPDVSDEHISTLLDLRGDVSKEVRHMVLEMMAQHPQVLPEGYRPIFSTILVPAPELPFCLRKGKCA; encoded by the exons ATGGGCATGTCTGCGGAGGAGGAGCGCGCCCGCAGCCCCAGAG ATGAGGAGTGGCCGGAAGCGGAGAAGGCTGAGAAGTTGGCGAGAGGAGCCGCTCTGAAATGGGCCTCAGGGGTGTTTTACCGCCCTGAGAAACTGGAGGGCCTCGGGCAGTACCGGAGCCGAGAGACGCAGAGGAACAGCTCCATCCAGTCCCGGCTGAAG TCAACTGTCCAGTCCTACCTGGAGGGGGTAAGtgcggggctggagcagctgcggTCGGCGGCCCAGGAGGTGCAGAGTGCGTGCCaggacctgggggctgcgcgcTGGGCCCTGATCGACAGTGCAGACCGCTTCCAGGGCCTCCAGCAGATGCGGGCGCTGATGGCGGAGCACGTGCAGCTGGCCTCAGTGGTCcaggtgctgccccagctcttcTCGG TCCAAGAGATGTTTTCCCATACCCTCCAGCTGCTCCATGGGCAGCACCTCCTGGAGGCCCACGCAGAGCTCATGATGATGGAGCATCTCCGGGACGACATCCTCTCCCAGCTGCACCTCCGCGGGCTCTCCAGTGCCCAGACAACTGTGCTGTCCTACTTTGGTGGCCTGCAGGAGCTCAATGAGAGCCTGGCCAAGCAGCTGTGGGACATCGTGGGCAACAGCCTGCGGCTGGTGCGCGAGGACCCAGTTCTCTTTGTCACTGCTGTAAGGATCATTGAGCGGGAGGAGAAAATAGATGATACTCTGCTCCTGGAGGCCACCTTCCTGCCCCCTGGCCGCCCAAAGGGCTGGAAGCAGAAGTTTTACCAGGTTCTCCGGGAGACAATCACAGGAGCCCACTTTCATGCCCCCGGCATGGACGCTGAGGGGCCAGGGCTGGCCAGGCACCTGGCAACGCTGCAGAAGGACATCGTGTCTGAGCTGCGTGTGGTGAAAGACCTGATGGTCCAGTGCGTCCCAGCTCACTACAACATCCTCAGCATCTGCACTGCCACGTACCACCAGGCCCTCACCAGCCACCTCCAGGACATCCTGCGAGAGGACCTGGACAAACAGGCGCTCTTCCTGCTCCTTGAGTGGGCGCTTCGTGTGTACCACAG TTCAGAGATGATGGGTCACCCTGACCTTCTCCCAGAAGTGGACGTTTCTGCTCTGGGCCCCTTGATGTCCCCTGAGCTCGTGGATCAGACAGAGAGGAAATACGTGGTGAAAGTCAAG GCCAGCGTGCTCGAGTGGATGCAGAGGACCCTGGAGGTGGAGTTCAAGGAGTGGTTCAGGGAAGAGGAACCTGAGACAGACCATCAGGGCTTCTTCCAGTCAGCCCTGCCCGTCATTGTCATGCAG ATGCTGAATGAGAATATCCGGGTAGCCTCCTTGATCACGGACTCTCTGCAACAGAAGGTCTACAACATGGCCTTGGAGGAGCTCGAGGCATTTCTGGGCCG TCTGCGGGAAGCCCTGGTGCAGTGCGGGAAGGAGCACCAGAAGGACCGTACCATACCCAAGTACTATGTCGcctacctgctggccatgctcaaCAATAACCTGGCTCTCAG ctcctctgtctcctccctgcacccCGACACTGCCCGCAGAGAAGTCCCCGCATCCCTCCGGGCTGCTCTAGACAGGACACAGAAGAAagcctgccagctgctgctggaggagctgctcctggacCTCCAG ctgccttccCGCAAGTGGCTCTCCGGGTCCCAGCTCGTCGGCAGCATGTGCGAAGTGATTGACAAGTATGCAAAGGACTTCTCCCGCGTCAGGAAACCCATCTTCACG ctcctgctgacgGAGAGCGAGCTCCTGGTGGCGAGCCAGTACCTGCGGGCCCTCATGCAGAAGAAGATGGTGTGTAAGAACGAGGAGGAGCGGGGCCAGCTCTGTGACCGCCTGCTGCAGGATGCCACCCAGCTCCGGGACCTCTTCTGTGGCCTG GGGCTGGACCAGAGCCAACAGAGCCTGGAGGCTGTGTTTGCCCTGCGGGAGCTGATCTGCCTCAAAGACCCGGCACTACTCagcctggaggtgctgggcttCATCACCAAGTACCCCGACGTCAG cgATGAGCACATCTCCACCTTGCTGGATCTGCGGGGGGACGTCTCCAAGGAGGTGCGGCACATGGTGCTGGAAATGATGGcgcagcatccccaggtcctgcCCGAGGGCTACCGGCCCATCTTCAGCACCATCCTGGTCCCCGCGCCCGAGCTGCCCTTCTGCCTTCGCAAGGGCAAGTGTGCCTGA
- the EXOC3L1 gene encoding exocyst complex component 3-like protein isoform X1, with amino-acid sequence MGMSAEEERARSPRDEEWPEAEKAEKLARGAALKWASGVFYRPEKLEGLGQYRSRETQRNSSIQSRLKSTVQSYLEGVSAGLEQLRSAAQEVQSACQDLGAARWALIDSADRFQGLQQMRALMAEHVQLASVVQVLPQLFSVQEMFSHTLQLLHGQHLLEAHAELMMMEHLRDDILSQLHLRGLSSAQTTVLSYFGGLQELNESLAKQLWDIVGNSLRLVREDPVLFVTAVRIIEREEKIDDTLLLEATFLPPGRPKGWKQKFYQVLRETITGAHFHAPGMDAEGPGLARHLATLQKDIVSELRVVKDLMVQCVPAHYNILSICTATYHQALTSHLQDILREDLDKQALFLLLEWALRVYHSSEMMGHPDLLPEVDVSALGPLMSPELVDQTERKYVVKVKASVLEWMQRTLEVEFKEWFREEEPETDHQGFFQSALPVIVMQMLNENIRVASLITDSLQQKVYNMALEELEAFLGRLREALVQCGKEHQKDRTIPKYYVAYLLAMLNNNLALSSSVSSLHPDTARREVPASLRAALDRTQKKACQLLLEELLLDLQPLCLQLPSRKWLSGSQLVGSMCEVIDKYAKDFSRVRKPIFTLLLTESELLVASQYLRALMQKKMVCKNEEERGQLCDRLLQDATQLRDLFCGLGLDQSQQSLEAVFALRELICLKDPALLSLEVLGFITKYPDVSDEHISTLLDLRGDVSKEVRHMVLEMMAQHPQVLPEGYRPIFSTILVPAPELPFCLRKGKCA; translated from the exons ATGGGCATGTCTGCGGAGGAGGAGCGCGCCCGCAGCCCCAGAG ATGAGGAGTGGCCGGAAGCGGAGAAGGCTGAGAAGTTGGCGAGAGGAGCCGCTCTGAAATGGGCCTCAGGGGTGTTTTACCGCCCTGAGAAACTGGAGGGCCTCGGGCAGTACCGGAGCCGAGAGACGCAGAGGAACAGCTCCATCCAGTCCCGGCTGAAG TCAACTGTCCAGTCCTACCTGGAGGGGGTAAGtgcggggctggagcagctgcggTCGGCGGCCCAGGAGGTGCAGAGTGCGTGCCaggacctgggggctgcgcgcTGGGCCCTGATCGACAGTGCAGACCGCTTCCAGGGCCTCCAGCAGATGCGGGCGCTGATGGCGGAGCACGTGCAGCTGGCCTCAGTGGTCcaggtgctgccccagctcttcTCGG TCCAAGAGATGTTTTCCCATACCCTCCAGCTGCTCCATGGGCAGCACCTCCTGGAGGCCCACGCAGAGCTCATGATGATGGAGCATCTCCGGGACGACATCCTCTCCCAGCTGCACCTCCGCGGGCTCTCCAGTGCCCAGACAACTGTGCTGTCCTACTTTGGTGGCCTGCAGGAGCTCAATGAGAGCCTGGCCAAGCAGCTGTGGGACATCGTGGGCAACAGCCTGCGGCTGGTGCGCGAGGACCCAGTTCTCTTTGTCACTGCTGTAAGGATCATTGAGCGGGAGGAGAAAATAGATGATACTCTGCTCCTGGAGGCCACCTTCCTGCCCCCTGGCCGCCCAAAGGGCTGGAAGCAGAAGTTTTACCAGGTTCTCCGGGAGACAATCACAGGAGCCCACTTTCATGCCCCCGGCATGGACGCTGAGGGGCCAGGGCTGGCCAGGCACCTGGCAACGCTGCAGAAGGACATCGTGTCTGAGCTGCGTGTGGTGAAAGACCTGATGGTCCAGTGCGTCCCAGCTCACTACAACATCCTCAGCATCTGCACTGCCACGTACCACCAGGCCCTCACCAGCCACCTCCAGGACATCCTGCGAGAGGACCTGGACAAACAGGCGCTCTTCCTGCTCCTTGAGTGGGCGCTTCGTGTGTACCACAG TTCAGAGATGATGGGTCACCCTGACCTTCTCCCAGAAGTGGACGTTTCTGCTCTGGGCCCCTTGATGTCCCCTGAGCTCGTGGATCAGACAGAGAGGAAATACGTGGTGAAAGTCAAG GCCAGCGTGCTCGAGTGGATGCAGAGGACCCTGGAGGTGGAGTTCAAGGAGTGGTTCAGGGAAGAGGAACCTGAGACAGACCATCAGGGCTTCTTCCAGTCAGCCCTGCCCGTCATTGTCATGCAG ATGCTGAATGAGAATATCCGGGTAGCCTCCTTGATCACGGACTCTCTGCAACAGAAGGTCTACAACATGGCCTTGGAGGAGCTCGAGGCATTTCTGGGCCG TCTGCGGGAAGCCCTGGTGCAGTGCGGGAAGGAGCACCAGAAGGACCGTACCATACCCAAGTACTATGTCGcctacctgctggccatgctcaaCAATAACCTGGCTCTCAG ctcctctgtctcctccctgcacccCGACACTGCCCGCAGAGAAGTCCCCGCATCCCTCCGGGCTGCTCTAGACAGGACACAGAAGAAagcctgccagctgctgctggaggagctgctcctggacCTCCAG cccctctgcctgcagctgccttccCGCAAGTGGCTCTCCGGGTCCCAGCTCGTCGGCAGCATGTGCGAAGTGATTGACAAGTATGCAAAGGACTTCTCCCGCGTCAGGAAACCCATCTTCACG ctcctgctgacgGAGAGCGAGCTCCTGGTGGCGAGCCAGTACCTGCGGGCCCTCATGCAGAAGAAGATGGTGTGTAAGAACGAGGAGGAGCGGGGCCAGCTCTGTGACCGCCTGCTGCAGGATGCCACCCAGCTCCGGGACCTCTTCTGTGGCCTG GGGCTGGACCAGAGCCAACAGAGCCTGGAGGCTGTGTTTGCCCTGCGGGAGCTGATCTGCCTCAAAGACCCGGCACTACTCagcctggaggtgctgggcttCATCACCAAGTACCCCGACGTCAG cgATGAGCACATCTCCACCTTGCTGGATCTGCGGGGGGACGTCTCCAAGGAGGTGCGGCACATGGTGCTGGAAATGATGGcgcagcatccccaggtcctgcCCGAGGGCTACCGGCCCATCTTCAGCACCATCCTGGTCCCCGCGCCCGAGCTGCCCTTCTGCCTTCGCAAGGGCAAGTGTGCCTGA
- the EXOC3L1 gene encoding exocyst complex component 3-like protein isoform X3 — protein MGMSAEEERARSPRDEEWPEAEKAEKLARGAALKWASGVFYRPEKLEGLGQYRSRETQRNSSIQSRLKLLHGQHLLEAHAELMMMEHLRDDILSQLHLRGLSSAQTTVLSYFGGLQELNESLAKQLWDIVGNSLRLVREDPVLFVTAVRIIEREEKIDDTLLLEATFLPPGRPKGWKQKFYQVLRETITGAHFHAPGMDAEGPGLARHLATLQKDIVSELRVVKDLMVQCVPAHYNILSICTATYHQALTSHLQDILREDLDKQALFLLLEWALRVYHSSEMMGHPDLLPEVDVSALGPLMSPELVDQTERKYVVKVKASVLEWMQRTLEVEFKEWFREEEPETDHQGFFQSALPVIVMQMLNENIRVASLITDSLQQKVYNMALEELEAFLGRLREALVQCGKEHQKDRTIPKYYVAYLLAMLNNNLALSSSVSSLHPDTARREVPASLRAALDRTQKKACQLLLEELLLDLQPLCLQLPSRKWLSGSQLVGSMCEVIDKYAKDFSRVRKPIFTLLLTESELLVASQYLRALMQKKMVCKNEEERGQLCDRLLQDATQLRDLFCGLGLDQSQQSLEAVFALRELICLKDPALLSLEVLGFITKYPDVSDEHISTLLDLRGDVSKEVRHMVLEMMAQHPQVLPEGYRPIFSTILVPAPELPFCLRKGKCA, from the exons ATGGGCATGTCTGCGGAGGAGGAGCGCGCCCGCAGCCCCAGAG ATGAGGAGTGGCCGGAAGCGGAGAAGGCTGAGAAGTTGGCGAGAGGAGCCGCTCTGAAATGGGCCTCAGGGGTGTTTTACCGCCCTGAGAAACTGGAGGGCCTCGGGCAGTACCGGAGCCGAGAGACGCAGAGGAACAGCTCCATCCAGTCCCGGCTGAAG CTGCTCCATGGGCAGCACCTCCTGGAGGCCCACGCAGAGCTCATGATGATGGAGCATCTCCGGGACGACATCCTCTCCCAGCTGCACCTCCGCGGGCTCTCCAGTGCCCAGACAACTGTGCTGTCCTACTTTGGTGGCCTGCAGGAGCTCAATGAGAGCCTGGCCAAGCAGCTGTGGGACATCGTGGGCAACAGCCTGCGGCTGGTGCGCGAGGACCCAGTTCTCTTTGTCACTGCTGTAAGGATCATTGAGCGGGAGGAGAAAATAGATGATACTCTGCTCCTGGAGGCCACCTTCCTGCCCCCTGGCCGCCCAAAGGGCTGGAAGCAGAAGTTTTACCAGGTTCTCCGGGAGACAATCACAGGAGCCCACTTTCATGCCCCCGGCATGGACGCTGAGGGGCCAGGGCTGGCCAGGCACCTGGCAACGCTGCAGAAGGACATCGTGTCTGAGCTGCGTGTGGTGAAAGACCTGATGGTCCAGTGCGTCCCAGCTCACTACAACATCCTCAGCATCTGCACTGCCACGTACCACCAGGCCCTCACCAGCCACCTCCAGGACATCCTGCGAGAGGACCTGGACAAACAGGCGCTCTTCCTGCTCCTTGAGTGGGCGCTTCGTGTGTACCACAG TTCAGAGATGATGGGTCACCCTGACCTTCTCCCAGAAGTGGACGTTTCTGCTCTGGGCCCCTTGATGTCCCCTGAGCTCGTGGATCAGACAGAGAGGAAATACGTGGTGAAAGTCAAG GCCAGCGTGCTCGAGTGGATGCAGAGGACCCTGGAGGTGGAGTTCAAGGAGTGGTTCAGGGAAGAGGAACCTGAGACAGACCATCAGGGCTTCTTCCAGTCAGCCCTGCCCGTCATTGTCATGCAG ATGCTGAATGAGAATATCCGGGTAGCCTCCTTGATCACGGACTCTCTGCAACAGAAGGTCTACAACATGGCCTTGGAGGAGCTCGAGGCATTTCTGGGCCG TCTGCGGGAAGCCCTGGTGCAGTGCGGGAAGGAGCACCAGAAGGACCGTACCATACCCAAGTACTATGTCGcctacctgctggccatgctcaaCAATAACCTGGCTCTCAG ctcctctgtctcctccctgcacccCGACACTGCCCGCAGAGAAGTCCCCGCATCCCTCCGGGCTGCTCTAGACAGGACACAGAAGAAagcctgccagctgctgctggaggagctgctcctggacCTCCAG cccctctgcctgcagctgccttccCGCAAGTGGCTCTCCGGGTCCCAGCTCGTCGGCAGCATGTGCGAAGTGATTGACAAGTATGCAAAGGACTTCTCCCGCGTCAGGAAACCCATCTTCACG ctcctgctgacgGAGAGCGAGCTCCTGGTGGCGAGCCAGTACCTGCGGGCCCTCATGCAGAAGAAGATGGTGTGTAAGAACGAGGAGGAGCGGGGCCAGCTCTGTGACCGCCTGCTGCAGGATGCCACCCAGCTCCGGGACCTCTTCTGTGGCCTG GGGCTGGACCAGAGCCAACAGAGCCTGGAGGCTGTGTTTGCCCTGCGGGAGCTGATCTGCCTCAAAGACCCGGCACTACTCagcctggaggtgctgggcttCATCACCAAGTACCCCGACGTCAG cgATGAGCACATCTCCACCTTGCTGGATCTGCGGGGGGACGTCTCCAAGGAGGTGCGGCACATGGTGCTGGAAATGATGGcgcagcatccccaggtcctgcCCGAGGGCTACCGGCCCATCTTCAGCACCATCCTGGTCCCCGCGCCCGAGCTGCCCTTCTGCCTTCGCAAGGGCAAGTGTGCCTGA
- the EXOC3L1 gene encoding exocyst complex component 3-like protein isoform X4, which translates to MFSHTLQLLHGQHLLEAHAELMMMEHLRDDILSQLHLRGLSSAQTTVLSYFGGLQELNESLAKQLWDIVGNSLRLVREDPVLFVTAVRIIEREEKIDDTLLLEATFLPPGRPKGWKQKFYQVLRETITGAHFHAPGMDAEGPGLARHLATLQKDIVSELRVVKDLMVQCVPAHYNILSICTATYHQALTSHLQDILREDLDKQALFLLLEWALRVYHSSEMMGHPDLLPEVDVSALGPLMSPELVDQTERKYVVKVKASVLEWMQRTLEVEFKEWFREEEPETDHQGFFQSALPVIVMQMLNENIRVASLITDSLQQKVYNMALEELEAFLGRLREALVQCGKEHQKDRTIPKYYVAYLLAMLNNNLALSSSVSSLHPDTARREVPASLRAALDRTQKKACQLLLEELLLDLQPLCLQLPSRKWLSGSQLVGSMCEVIDKYAKDFSRVRKPIFTLLLTESELLVASQYLRALMQKKMVCKNEEERGQLCDRLLQDATQLRDLFCGLGLDQSQQSLEAVFALRELICLKDPALLSLEVLGFITKYPDVSDEHISTLLDLRGDVSKEVRHMVLEMMAQHPQVLPEGYRPIFSTILVPAPELPFCLRKGKCA; encoded by the exons ATGTTTTCCCATACCCTCCAGCTGCTCCATGGGCAGCACCTCCTGGAGGCCCACGCAGAGCTCATGATGATGGAGCATCTCCGGGACGACATCCTCTCCCAGCTGCACCTCCGCGGGCTCTCCAGTGCCCAGACAACTGTGCTGTCCTACTTTGGTGGCCTGCAGGAGCTCAATGAGAGCCTGGCCAAGCAGCTGTGGGACATCGTGGGCAACAGCCTGCGGCTGGTGCGCGAGGACCCAGTTCTCTTTGTCACTGCTGTAAGGATCATTGAGCGGGAGGAGAAAATAGATGATACTCTGCTCCTGGAGGCCACCTTCCTGCCCCCTGGCCGCCCAAAGGGCTGGAAGCAGAAGTTTTACCAGGTTCTCCGGGAGACAATCACAGGAGCCCACTTTCATGCCCCCGGCATGGACGCTGAGGGGCCAGGGCTGGCCAGGCACCTGGCAACGCTGCAGAAGGACATCGTGTCTGAGCTGCGTGTGGTGAAAGACCTGATGGTCCAGTGCGTCCCAGCTCACTACAACATCCTCAGCATCTGCACTGCCACGTACCACCAGGCCCTCACCAGCCACCTCCAGGACATCCTGCGAGAGGACCTGGACAAACAGGCGCTCTTCCTGCTCCTTGAGTGGGCGCTTCGTGTGTACCACAG TTCAGAGATGATGGGTCACCCTGACCTTCTCCCAGAAGTGGACGTTTCTGCTCTGGGCCCCTTGATGTCCCCTGAGCTCGTGGATCAGACAGAGAGGAAATACGTGGTGAAAGTCAAG GCCAGCGTGCTCGAGTGGATGCAGAGGACCCTGGAGGTGGAGTTCAAGGAGTGGTTCAGGGAAGAGGAACCTGAGACAGACCATCAGGGCTTCTTCCAGTCAGCCCTGCCCGTCATTGTCATGCAG ATGCTGAATGAGAATATCCGGGTAGCCTCCTTGATCACGGACTCTCTGCAACAGAAGGTCTACAACATGGCCTTGGAGGAGCTCGAGGCATTTCTGGGCCG TCTGCGGGAAGCCCTGGTGCAGTGCGGGAAGGAGCACCAGAAGGACCGTACCATACCCAAGTACTATGTCGcctacctgctggccatgctcaaCAATAACCTGGCTCTCAG ctcctctgtctcctccctgcacccCGACACTGCCCGCAGAGAAGTCCCCGCATCCCTCCGGGCTGCTCTAGACAGGACACAGAAGAAagcctgccagctgctgctggaggagctgctcctggacCTCCAG cccctctgcctgcagctgccttccCGCAAGTGGCTCTCCGGGTCCCAGCTCGTCGGCAGCATGTGCGAAGTGATTGACAAGTATGCAAAGGACTTCTCCCGCGTCAGGAAACCCATCTTCACG ctcctgctgacgGAGAGCGAGCTCCTGGTGGCGAGCCAGTACCTGCGGGCCCTCATGCAGAAGAAGATGGTGTGTAAGAACGAGGAGGAGCGGGGCCAGCTCTGTGACCGCCTGCTGCAGGATGCCACCCAGCTCCGGGACCTCTTCTGTGGCCTG GGGCTGGACCAGAGCCAACAGAGCCTGGAGGCTGTGTTTGCCCTGCGGGAGCTGATCTGCCTCAAAGACCCGGCACTACTCagcctggaggtgctgggcttCATCACCAAGTACCCCGACGTCAG cgATGAGCACATCTCCACCTTGCTGGATCTGCGGGGGGACGTCTCCAAGGAGGTGCGGCACATGGTGCTGGAAATGATGGcgcagcatccccaggtcctgcCCGAGGGCTACCGGCCCATCTTCAGCACCATCCTGGTCCCCGCGCCCGAGCTGCCCTTCTGCCTTCGCAAGGGCAAGTGTGCCTGA
- the CTRL gene encoding chymotrypsin-like protease CTRL-1 isoform X2 has product MAFLWAVVCLALASTVSGCGVPAISPLVQYSEKIINGHNAVPGSWPWQVSLQTRSGSHFCGGSLISEEWVVTAAHCQFNPYSHVVVLGEYDLTSNSESVQVKTVSRAITNPNWNPNTLNNDITLLKLSSPARLGARVSPVCLAPANLAVPTNLQCVTTGWGRISTSSQAMAPRLQQVVVPIISPSQCKQYWGNRITSSMLCAGGVGASSCQGDSGGPLVYQNGNVWTLIGIVSWGNSNCNIRTPAIYTRVSQFRNWIEYVVSQG; this is encoded by the exons ATGGCGTTCCTCTGGGCAGTCGTCTGCTTGGCCCTTGCCAGCACCGTCTCAG GCTGCGGGGTGCCCGCCATCAGCCCCCTGGTGCAATACAGCGAGAAGATCATCAACGGGCACAACGCTGTGCCCGGCTCATGGCCCtggcaggtgtccctgcag aCCCGCTCGGGATCCCACTTCTGTGGCGGCTCCTTGATCAGTGAGGAATGGGTCGTCACGGCTGCCCACTGCCAATTCAA CCCCTACTCCCACGTCGTCGTCCTGGGGGAATATGACCTCACCTCCAACTCGGAGTCCGTCCAAGTGAAGACCGTGTCCAGG gcCATCACGAACCCCAACTGGAACCCCAACACCCTCAACAACGACATCACCCTGCTGAAGCTCTCCTCGCCCGCCCGGCTGGGAGCCCGCGTCTCCCCCGTCTGCCTGGCACCCGCCAACCTGGCTGTGCCCACCAACCTCCAGTGCGTCACCACCGGCTGGGGACGCATCAGCACCAGCT CCCAAGCCATGGCCCCACGCCTGCAGCAGGTCGTTGTGCCCATAATCTCCCCGAGCCAGTGCAAGCAGTACTGGGGCAACCGGATCACCAGCTCCATGCTCTGTGCCGGCGGCGTTGGCGCCTCCTCCTGCCAG GGTGACTCTGGCGGACCTCTGGTATACCAGAACGGAAACGTCTGGACCTTGATCGGCATCGTCTCCTGGGGAAACAGCAACTGCAACATCCGCACGCCTGCCATCTACACCCGCGTAAGCCAGTTCCGAAACTGGATCGAATACGTTGTTTCTCAGGGTTAG